The stretch of DNA AAACAAAACCGGCCGAATGAATTGTTGCATACACTGGCGCGGGCCTATGCGGGGCGCAACCAACTCAATGCGATCCAGGCGGAATTGAAGGCGATTGCCGAAAACAAGGAACTGACCGCCAGCGTCATTGCCGAGGGGCGAAAACTGAATGAAGAAGAGTTCGACTTTGCCCACGCCTATGTGTTGGCGAATCTGGCGGAACGGGCCGATGAGAAAGAGCAGTCTGAAGAGTTTTATCGCACGGCGTTGAGTAAAACCCGCGTGGCGGAACAAAAAAACGCGGTGTACCTGGAACTGTCCGACCTGTTGCGTTCACAACGAAAGTTCGACGAAGCGGCGAAAGCGTTGCAGCAAGGTGTGGATGATCCTGCATTCATCGCCGACTTGCAGACGCGGGTGTTGTTTTATTATTGGCTGTCCTACAACTTGGAACTCGCTGGCCAAACCGAAGCGGCTTTGGAAGCGATTGGTGAAGGCATGAAACTAGCGGGGCGACCCAATGGGATTTTGAAATTACGCGAAGCCTGGGTCTATTATCACAGCGAACGGAACGAAGAAGCCATTGAGCGGTTTGAGGCGATCATCAAAGACTTTGCCAATGATTCCGCCATCGTCCGCAGTGCTAAGTCCAATCTTTCTAACCTTTATGTGCAGATGGGCGATCAGCAGAAGGGTGAAGAGATTCTGGAGGAGGTCTATCGAGAGAACCCGACCGAACCGGGGATTAACAACGACTTGGGATATCTGTATGCCGACCAAGGTAAGAACTTGGAACAAGCCGAAAAGATGATCCGCATTGCGATCGAATCGGACCCGGATAACGCTGCCTACCTCGATAGTATGGGATGGGTGCTCTATAAGCGGGAAAAATTTGAAGAGGCGTTACCTTACTTGAAGAAGGCATCGGAAGAAGAACTCGGCCAAGACGGTACCATTTACGATCATCTGGGGGACGTCTATCAACGGTTGGGAAAAATTGACCTCGCGGTCGAGGCGTGGAAAAAGGCGTTGGAACTCTCCGACGTCGATACGAAAACGAACAAGAAGCTCATCGAGCGACTGAACGAAAAACTCAAGAATCATCAGTCGCCTCCCGGTGAGTTGCGGCCGGAGCGGCCTGATTCGCCCTAGCAATCCGTTGAAATCAGCGGCACTGGCAGCTCGTCTGCTCGTGCAAATCATGTGACCGACAAAACAGTGCTGGATCAGCCGGCAGTGGCCCATGATTTTGGGGAGCGGTTTTGTATTTCAATGGGCGATAAGATAAATTTGCAGGTAAGACGGACAATTTTCAACCGGTTTCAAAACCCGCTGTGGTGCATCGTTTTCCCGGAGATGGGGAACAGCTGCGATGCATGACCGGGATTTTGCATAGGTTTTACTCTATCATCTGACGATTGACATGGCTGGACATTCACACTGGGCCGGGATTAAACACAAAAAAGGCATCGCCGATAAAAAACGGGGTGCTCTGTTCGGGAAATTGAGCCGCGCGATTATCGTTGCCGCTCAGAACGGCGGCGGCGATCCGGCCATGAACCTGACGCTGCGCTACGCCATCGACCGCGCTCGCAAATCGAGTATGCCCAAAGACAACATCGAACGCGCCATCAAAAAAGGCTGCGGCGATATGGGCGGCGTGGTCTACACCGAGATTCTCTACGAAGGCTACGGTGCCGAAGGCGTCGCTGTGCTGTGCGATGCGCTCACCGACAACCGCAACCGCACCGCTGGTGAAGTCCGCAAATGTTTTGAGGTCCATGGCGGCAATTTGGGGGCAACCGGCTGTGTTTCTTGGATGTTTGAACGCAAGGGATTGTTCCTGGTTCCGGCCGAAAATGTCGACGAAGAAGCGTTGTTCGAAGTGGCCCTGGAAGCGGGGGCGGAGGATGTCAAAGCGGTCGGGCCCGGCTTTGAGATCACCTGCGATCCCGAGGTGTACGACGATGTCGACGCCGCCTTGGAAGCCGCAAAATATGCGACAGAAATGGCGGAGATTACCCGCGTCGCATCCAACACCGTGACGCTCGACGTGGCGGGGGGCCGTAAGGTTCTCAAGCTGATCGATGCTCTGGAAGAGTTGGAAGATATCCAGTCCGTGACTGCGAACTTTGACATTCCCGACGATGTCATGGCGGAAGTCGAAAGCGAATAGCGATCGCTGTTACAGCTTTGCGCGATAAGCGGTTCAGCATTGGTAGTGCGGACGGATGCGTGGCAGCACTGTGGATTTGGCAAATCGGCGCACGATTCGTCAAGACTCGCCCGTTGATAGCGAATCACGGGAGTCGGGACTTGAAATCAGGCGGATCGTACTCCGTCGGGCACCGATGCCTCGGATGTCGAGTTCCATTCCCCGATGGGAATTGCTGAAAACAGCCGAGTTCCCTTGTTGCTGAAAGCCGCCCGAGATGACCATCGAATTTCACTGTCCCGGTTGCGACAAATGGCTCAGCACGTCCAACGAAAGGGCGGGGTGGCAGGCGCAGTGTCCTCAATGCAGCACTTTGGTGACAGTGCCGCACAATCCCGACGCACCTGCGGTCCTCGACCCGGTCGTTGGCAAGGTGGCCCCGGCGGTTGGTGATGCGGCGCCAGCGACGGACAGTTGCTGTCCCATGTGCGGCGCGGCGGTTTATTCAGCGGCGGGCCGTTGCACTCAATGCGGAGAACGCTTCGGTGAAGATGCCACGGAGTCGGCCAAGCGGGATTTGGTTTACGCGCGATTCGGTGCGCGTTGGGTGGCATTCATGATTGATTATGTCATCGCGTGGTTGATCCCCAGTATTCTAATTAGTGTGCCGGTAACCTTGATTGGAGGCTATCACAATCCGATTGAGGACGATGCCTTCATGGTTTCCACAATCTTTGCGTTCTTCGTTTCATGGCTCTACCATGCCGTGATGGAAAGTTCTATGAGGCAGGCGACATTGGGGAAGATGGCGATGCAGTTGATGGTGACCGACACGGCAGGGCGGCGAATCAGCTTTTGGCGGGCGGCGGGGCGGCCGTTTGCTAAAATCCTGTCGGGGATGTTTTGCTATCTCGGTTATATCTTGGCGGCATTCACAGTACGGCATCAGGCGCTGCATGATATGATTTGTGGCACGTTGGTGGTGCGAGCGTGATATCCGCGTTACTTTATAGGTCGTCGTAGGTGGGGGTAAGCCATTGGTCCGGGAGCGCGCATTCGATGATCCAATTTCACTGTCCGTTTTGTGACAAGCTGCTGTCTACGACGGAAGATAAGGCGGGACATCGCGCGGATTGCCCTGACTGCGGACAGGTCGTGATTGTCCCCGACAGATCTGAAGTCCAACCGGCAGCGCTGGATCAAGGGGGCTCCCACGATTCGTCGGCCGACAGTGGCCAGGAAGCCGTGCAGGAGGATCCAGTGAGCGAAGAGTCATCGTTGGAGGTGACTAAACCTTGTCCGATGTGCGGCGCTCAAATTAAGGCGGCTGCCATTAAGTGCCGGTATTGCGGCGAAGAGTTCGGCGCGTTGGGGAGCAGGGGGCCGGGCACGACGGATGGGACCATCGTGCCGACGCAAATTGCCATGGGTGAGGTGATGAGCAGCGCCTGGACGATTTTCAAACAGCAGATGGGAATGTGCATCGCCACCATGGTGGTCGCGGCGCTGGTGTATATCGGCAGCCAATTCTTGCTACAAGTAATATTCGTGGGTTTTTCGTTCTTGGGTTCAGGCTTGGGCGAGGGCGGAATCGTTGTCATGGTGATCGCCATCGTGGTGATGTATCTGACGATGTTCGTTGTGCAGACGCTGGTCATGTTGGGCTGGCTGCGGATTATGTTGGCGGTTGCGCGCGGTGAACCGG from Symmachiella dynata encodes:
- a CDS encoding RDD family protein produces the protein MTIEFHCPGCDKWLSTSNERAGWQAQCPQCSTLVTVPHNPDAPAVLDPVVGKVAPAVGDAAPATDSCCPMCGAAVYSAAGRCTQCGERFGEDATESAKRDLVYARFGARWVAFMIDYVIAWLIPSILISVPVTLIGGYHNPIEDDAFMVSTIFAFFVSWLYHAVMESSMRQATLGKMAMQLMVTDTAGRRISFWRAAGRPFAKILSGMFCYLGYILAAFTVRHQALHDMICGTLVVRA
- a CDS encoding YebC/PmpR family DNA-binding transcriptional regulator: MAGHSHWAGIKHKKGIADKKRGALFGKLSRAIIVAAQNGGGDPAMNLTLRYAIDRARKSSMPKDNIERAIKKGCGDMGGVVYTEILYEGYGAEGVAVLCDALTDNRNRTAGEVRKCFEVHGGNLGATGCVSWMFERKGLFLVPAENVDEEALFEVALEAGAEDVKAVGPGFEITCDPEVYDDVDAALEAAKYATEMAEITRVASNTVTLDVAGGRKVLKLIDALEELEDIQSVTANFDIPDDVMAEVESE